The Paraburkholderia hospita genome includes a window with the following:
- a CDS encoding L-rhamnonate dehydratase, producing the protein MKIKSVRARLFQWKGKTVPPQGNFCSNAMDVLYAPQETMSTFRFHSWTVVEVETDHGIVGLGNVALAPQVAKLIIDEYLAPLVIGQDPWDYEYLNQRMYRATHAWGRKGIGMAAISAVDIAIWDVLGKSVGKPVFKLLGGRTKERIPCYYSKLYRTDLKAMQAEAQTFLDQGFRAFKMRFGYGPAHGQQGVVENLKSVEAVREVIGYDNDLMLECYMGWNVEYAKRILPKLERFQPRWLEEPVIADDIDGYAELNRLTSIPISGGEHEFSLYGFKQLLDRKAVSVVQYDTNRVGGITMAHKINALCEAYSVPVIPHAGQMHNYHLTMSTLASPMSEYFPMFDVEVGNELFYYIFDGEPVAENGFLQLRDDVPGLGLKLKTEFLDQFDIVE; encoded by the coding sequence ATGAAGATCAAATCCGTCCGCGCACGCCTGTTTCAATGGAAAGGCAAGACCGTGCCGCCGCAGGGCAATTTCTGCTCGAATGCGATGGACGTGCTGTATGCACCGCAAGAGACGATGAGCACGTTCCGCTTCCATTCGTGGACGGTCGTCGAAGTGGAGACCGACCACGGTATCGTTGGGCTTGGAAACGTCGCGCTCGCGCCGCAGGTTGCGAAGCTCATCATCGACGAGTATCTTGCGCCGCTCGTGATCGGCCAGGATCCGTGGGACTACGAATACCTGAACCAGCGAATGTACCGCGCAACGCACGCGTGGGGGCGCAAGGGCATCGGGATGGCCGCGATCTCGGCCGTCGACATCGCGATCTGGGACGTGCTCGGCAAGAGCGTCGGCAAGCCAGTGTTCAAGCTGCTTGGCGGGCGTACCAAAGAACGGATTCCCTGCTACTACTCGAAGCTGTACCGGACAGACCTGAAGGCGATGCAGGCCGAGGCGCAGACGTTTCTCGATCAGGGCTTTCGCGCGTTCAAGATGCGCTTCGGCTACGGCCCTGCGCATGGCCAGCAGGGTGTCGTCGAGAACCTGAAATCGGTGGAGGCCGTGCGCGAGGTGATCGGCTACGACAACGATCTGATGCTCGAGTGCTACATGGGCTGGAACGTCGAATACGCGAAGCGGATTCTGCCGAAGCTCGAGAGGTTTCAGCCGCGCTGGCTCGAGGAGCCGGTGATCGCCGACGACATTGACGGTTACGCAGAACTGAACCGTCTGACGAGCATCCCGATTTCGGGCGGTGAACACGAGTTCTCGCTATACGGCTTCAAGCAGTTGCTCGATCGCAAGGCCGTATCGGTCGTCCAGTACGACACGAACCGGGTCGGGGGAATCACGATGGCGCACAAGATCAATGCGCTGTGCGAGGCCTACAGCGTGCCTGTAATCCCGCACGCGGGGCAGATGCATAACTACCACCTGACCATGAGCACGTTGGCATCCCCGATGAGCGAGTATTTTCCAATGTTCGACGTCGAGGTCGGCAACGAGCTGTTCTATTACATCTTCGACGGCGAACCCGTCGCAGAGAACGGCTTTCTGCAACTGCGCGACGACGTGCCGGGCCTCGGCCTCAAACTGAAGACCGAGTTCCTCGACCAGTTCGACATCGTGGAGTAG
- a CDS encoding 4-hydroxythreonine-4-phosphate dehydrogenase PdxA produces MTVGANLPVVALTLGDPAGIGPELIAKLLAQPNVSARANLVLIGDRWLWEAGQRIAGVNVDVDVVTSLADVRNRETTARPAFVEIDTIDAAQVKVAQVGAEGGRSVLSVLNRCMDAALAGDIDAICFAPLNKHAMKLGGLRHEDELHHFAEYLGVTGYFCEFNTLGELWTARISSHIPLKDAASYLSVERIGQAAELIYRSLLANGVALPKVAIAAFNPHGGDGGSCGREEVDIIGPAVRALQARDWPTVEPFHGPFPADTIFLKAQAGDYHAIVTMYHDQGQIAIKLLGFSRGVTVQGGLPVPITTPAHGTAYDIAGRGVADVGATWQALQIACRMGTAHRRRTVSA; encoded by the coding sequence ATGACCGTCGGCGCGAACCTGCCCGTCGTCGCGCTGACGCTCGGCGATCCGGCCGGCATCGGCCCCGAACTGATCGCGAAGCTGCTCGCCCAGCCGAACGTGAGCGCGCGCGCCAACCTCGTGCTGATCGGCGATCGCTGGCTCTGGGAAGCCGGGCAGCGCATCGCTGGTGTCAACGTCGACGTGGACGTGGTCACGTCGCTCGCTGACGTGCGTAACCGGGAAACAACCGCGCGTCCGGCGTTCGTCGAAATCGACACGATCGACGCAGCGCAGGTCAAGGTCGCTCAGGTCGGCGCCGAAGGTGGCCGCTCGGTATTGAGCGTGCTGAACCGGTGCATGGACGCAGCCCTCGCAGGCGACATCGACGCGATCTGCTTTGCGCCGCTGAACAAGCATGCGATGAAGCTCGGGGGGCTGCGTCACGAGGACGAACTGCATCACTTCGCCGAGTATCTAGGCGTGACCGGCTACTTCTGCGAATTCAACACGCTCGGCGAACTGTGGACCGCGCGTATCTCGTCGCACATTCCGCTGAAGGACGCGGCGAGCTACCTCAGTGTCGAGAGGATCGGGCAGGCGGCAGAGCTGATCTACCGGTCGCTGCTCGCGAACGGCGTGGCGCTGCCGAAGGTCGCGATCGCCGCGTTCAATCCCCACGGAGGCGATGGCGGCAGTTGCGGCCGCGAAGAAGTCGACATCATCGGGCCCGCGGTGCGCGCGTTGCAGGCGCGCGACTGGCCGACGGTCGAGCCGTTTCATGGCCCGTTCCCGGCTGACACGATCTTCCTGAAGGCGCAGGCAGGCGATTACCACGCGATTGTCACGATGTACCACGACCAGGGGCAAATCGCGATCAAGTTGCTCGGGTTCTCGCGCGGCGTGACCGTGCAGGGCGGGCTGCCCGTGCCGATCACGACGCCCGCACATGGCACCGCGTACGACATCGCGGGCCGCGGCGTCGCCGACGTTGGCGCGACCTGGCAGGCGCTGCAGATCGCCTGTCGGATGGGCACCGCACACCGCCGGCGGACCGTTTCCGCGTGA